In Garra rufa chromosome 15, GarRuf1.0, whole genome shotgun sequence, a single genomic region encodes these proteins:
- the LOC141286487 gene encoding macrophage-expressed gene 1 protein-like: protein MELRALFLLVLCCCISVCNLYPLIHPSNGLNECLKKTNLPALEVLPGGGWDNLRNMDMGRVMNLTFSQCQTTEDGIYLIPDEVFVIPHKESGVETNSEIIMSWLDQTSCTSSSINAEASFTQLLNGKFSKENQRVKTHQVKESSVTARVQVRNHMYTVKAYPDFPFDIRFAQQAEEIADAIKDNQTRLATYLSEKLILDYGTHVITSVDAGATLVQEEYLKSSYVTKHQLQLSSLSASAGFSLFGKLKFDFSSNASQTMFQGYQGNITYSLIQSQGGALFYPGITLQKWQESTLNNLVAIDRSGLPLHYFLNPSTFPDLPVPVVHKLALLVSQATEHYYKVNTIPGCVSQDSKNFNFQANVDDASCEGPVTNLSFGGIYQQCTLLTSDGSTICDETAQRNPATGDYSCPLKYNTTLLRSETIEQGYTRYQCQKTCRSCGFLWLSTCCDETCADVYYVRRAKVDTNWCSTTQKIPLSSGYLFGGLHGPSLQNPFTKSYSCPPNFFDQKFLSSGMVVCLSNDYVTATKSSVPFGGFFSCQSGNPLANGQNRCPPQFSQHLAAISDGCEILYCVQSGVFSGGQLKPVHLPPFTSPPLVSMNATNSIAVMTEGNVSWVPFG from the exons ATGGAGTTGAGAGCCTTGTTTCTACTGGTGCTCTGCTGCTGTATCAGTGTGTGCAACCTTTATCCACTCATTCATCCCAGTAATGGACTTAATGAGTGtcttaaaaaaactaatttaccAGCATTGGAGGTTCTACCAGGTGGAGGTTGGGATAACCTGCGCAACATGGACATGGGCCGGGTGATGAATCTGACCTTTTCCCAGTGTCAGACCACAGAAGATGGTATCTATCTCATTCCAGATGAAGTCTTTGTCATTCCACACAAAGAGAGTGGAGTGGAAACAAACTCTGAGATCATCATGTCATGGCTGGACCAGACAAGCTGCACTTCAAGCTCCATCAATGCAGAAGCTTCTTTTACTCAGCTGCTCAATGGAAAATTCTCCAAAGAAAACCAACGTGTTAAAACTCACCAAGTGAAGGAGAGTTCTGTAACAGCACGAGTTCAA GTCCGTAACCATATGTACACAGTAAAGGCGTATCCTGACTTCCCTTTTGACATCCGCTTTGCTCAACAGGCAGAGGAAATCGCAGATGCTATTAAGGACAATCAAACACGTCTAGCAACATATCTGTCAGAGAAACTCATTCTTGATTACGGTACTCATGTCATCACAAGTGTTGATGCTGGTGCCACTTTGGTGCAAGAGGAGTATTTAAAATCATCTTATGTCACAAAGCATCAGTTACAATTGTCTTCTCTTTCTGCATCAGCAGGCTTTTCCCTCTTTGGAAAACTTAAATTTGATTTTAGCAGCAATGCTTCCCAAACAATGTTTCAGGGTTATCAGGGTAACATCACATATTCCTTGATTCAAAGCCAAGGAGGGGCTTTATTCTACCCAGGCATCACTCTGCAGAAGTGGCAAGAGAGTACACTCAATAATCTAGTGGCTATTGACCGCTCTGGGCTGCCACTGCACTATTTTCTTAATCCATCGACATTCCCAGACCTCCCAGTACCAGTAGTACATAAATTAGCTTTGTTGGTTTCTCAGGCTACAGAGCACTACTACAAAGTAAATACCATTCCAGGTTGTGTAAGTCAAGATTCCAAAAACTTCAACTTTCAGGCAAATGTAGACGATGCATCTTGTGAGGGTCCAGTCACCAATCTCAGCTTTGGTGGCATTTATCAACAATGCACTCTGCTCACATCAGATGGAAGTACGATCTGTGATGAGACAGCACAGAGAAACCCAGCTACTGGTGATTATTCTTGCCCTTTGAAGTACAACACCACCCTGTTACGCTCTGAGACAATAGAACAAGGTTATACTCGTTATCAGTGCCAAAAAACCTGTCGTTCATGTGGTTTCTTATGGTTGTCTACTTGTTGTGATGAAACGTGTGCTGATGTTTACTATGTCCGTCGTGCAAAAGTGGACACCAACTGGTGTTCCACAACTCAGAAAATCCCTTTGAGCTCTGGATACCTCTTTGGGGGGCTACATGGACCATCTTTGCAAAATCCATTTACCAAATCTTACAGCTGTCCTCCAAATTTCTTTGACCAAAAATTTTTGTCTAGTGGCATGGTGGTTTGTCTGAGCAATGATTATGTCACAGCAACAAAATCTTCTGTGCCTTTTGGTGGTTTCTTCAGCTGCCAATCTGGCAACCCTCTCGCAAATGGTCAAAATCGCTGTCCACCTCAGTTCAGCCAACATCTTGCTGCCATTAGTGATGGTTGTGAGATATTGTACTGTGTCCAGTCCGGTGTATTTAGTGGTGGTCAGTTAAAACCGGTCCATCTCCCACCATTTACAAGCCCACCGCTGGTCAGCATGAATGCCACAAACTCTATAGCTGTAATGACAGAAGGTAATGTTTCTTGGGTGCCATTTGGATAA
- the prf1.5 gene encoding perforin 1.5 — MKATLDIIMKTNHCVFLMFFCISLILTQWHKGSACHTGSQVDCEKAPFVPGYNLAGEGFDVVRMRRKGAFLINVKSHMDNGTCVVCKNRFQGGQMQKLPSAVLDWRPFSRCSKQLSSALHHSVDSLMKSSTSLINNNWEIDLSLDDIGKAILGGSRSDMARFAQSQNAMDKATFALHEISCTYYSYRVTDHPELSSEFSKHLQRLPTQYNEVTKPLYRRTIDTYGTHYIRQVHLGGRVRRVTAFRTCLATLKGFSETDIKNCLNIELKMTLGFLPANASLSNKCSQILKDSMSMGFYRGFMTHKIEVLGGEKYFPDLVLNQSPAEAYSNWMMSLHDNPDVISYAIFPLHHLVDDPEVSANLKSATTEYIEENRLSVADKGNQGCLQTPNLDHNCCPMRAGRGRLAVLVQRAAGLKADLFTRTDGYVKVWYNLMYEETEVVMDNNNPEWNITYDFGSMEFGHELIFEVWDSDVIYNDMVGRCVVSPERGTHSHSCKLKRGILYFTYSASCDAHLTGPRCSRYSPQT; from the exons ATGAAAGCTACTCTAG ACATCATCATGAAGACAAATCACTGTGTTTTCCTCATGTTTTTCTGCATTTCTCTGATCTTGACACAGTGGCACAAGGGTTCTGCTTGCCACACAGGTTCTCAGGTAGACTGTGAGAAAGCCCCATTTGTGCCTGGTTACAACCTGGCGGGTGAAGGCTTTGATGTTGTCAGGATGCGCCGTAAAGGTGCATTTTTGATTAATGTCAAGTCACACATGGACAATGGCACATGTGTGGTCTGCAAGAACCGCTTTCAGGGAGGGCAGATGCAGAAACTTCCCTCAGCCGTGCTGGACTGGCGTCCTTTCAGCCGCTGTAGCAAACAGCTTTCCAGTGCTCTTCATCATTCTGTTGACTCCCTAATGAAGAGTTCAACCTCGCTCATTAATAACAACTGGGAAATAGACCTTAGCCTGGATGACATAGGAAAGGCAATTTTGGGAGGGAGCCGTTCAGATATGGCTAGATTTGCTCAATCTCAGAATGCAATGGATAAGGCAACATTTGCCCTCCATGAGATCAGCTGCACATATTACAG TTACAGAGTTACAGATCACCCAGAACTCAGCTCTGAATTCTCAAAACATCTTCAGCGACTTCCGACACAATATAATGAGGTAACAAAACCCCTGTACCGAAGGACTATAGATACTTATGGCACTCACTACATACGTCAAGTCCACCTGGGAGGGCGAGTGAGGCGGGTCACGGCTTTTCGAACTTGTCTTGCAACCCTGAAGGGCTTCTCAGAGACTGATATCAAGAACTGCCTCAACATTGAGTTAAAGATGACCCTGGGGTTCCTTCCAGCTAACGCCTCGCTTTCCAACAAATGCTCTCAAATCCTTAAAGATAGCATGAGCATGGGATTCTACCGGGGCTTCATGACACACAAGATAGAGGTGTTGGGAGGTGAAAAATACTTTCCAGACCTTGTTTTAAACCAAAGCCCAGCTGAAGCATACTCAAACTGGATGATGAGCTTGCATGACAATCCTGATGTTATCTCATATGCAATTTTCCCACTTCATCATCTGGTAGATGATCCTGAAGTTAGTGCCAATCTGAAGAGCGCAACAACAGAGTATATAGAAGAGAACAGGCTTTCTGTAGCTGACAAGGGGAATCAGGGATGCTTACAAACACCAAATCTGGACCACAACTGCTGTCCTATGAGAGCTGGCCGTGGCAGGTTAGCAGTGTTGGTACAGAGAGCCGCAGGCCTGAAAGCAGATCTCTTCACACGTACTGACGGTTACGTGAAAGTTTGGTACAACCTCATGTATGAGGAGACTGAGGTGGTTATGGACAATAATAATCCTGAATGGAACATCACCTATGATTTTGGGTCAATGGAGTTTGGCCATGAACTCATATTTGAGGTGTGGGACAGTGATGTAATTTATAATGACATGGTGGGGAGGTGTGTGGTCAGCCCTGAACGTGGAACTCATTCACACAGCTGTAAATTAAAGAGAGGCATCCTGTATTTTACCTACAGTGCTTCTTGTGATGCTCACCTGACAGGACCCAGGTGTAGCAGATATTCACCACAAACATAG